In Amphiprion ocellaris isolate individual 3 ecotype Okinawa chromosome 3, ASM2253959v1, whole genome shotgun sequence, one genomic interval encodes:
- the ckmt1 gene encoding creatine kinase, mitochondrial 1 has product MASSFSRILSSKRNIGILSLVGGSATVGFLLHRDHVSAGSPVRRRYPASAEYPDLRKHNNCMASNLTPAIYAKLCDKATPNGYTLDQAIQTGVDNPGHPFIKTVGLVAGDEESYEVFAELLDPVIKERHNGYDPRNMKHPTDLDASKIQSGQFDERYVLSSRVRTGRSIRGLSLPPACTRAERREVERVVVDALAGLKGDLTGKYYSLTQMTEKEQQQLIDDHFLFDKPVSPLLTCAGMARDWPDARGIWHNNEKTFLIWVNEEDHTRVISMEKGGNMKRVFERFCRGLKEVEHLIQEKGWEFMWNERLGYILTCPSNLGTGLRAGVHVKLPLLSKDARFSKILDHLRLQKRGTGGVDTAAVGGVFDISNLDRLGQSEVQLVQTVVDGVNYLIECEKRLERGQDIKVPPPLKQFK; this is encoded by the exons atggcaagCAGCTTCTCACGAATCCTTTCCTCCAAACGAAACATCGGGATCCTGTCGTTGGTGGGAGGCTCCGCCACGGTTGGATTTCTGCTGCACCGGGATCATGTCAGCGCCGGGTCGCCCGTCCGCAGGAGGTACCCCGCCAG TGCGGAGTACCCTGACCTGCGcaaacacaacaactgcatggcCAGTAACCTGACACCTGCAATCTATGCCAAGTTGTGTGATAAGGCCACTCCCAATGGTTACACACTGGACCAGGCCATCCAGACAGGCGTGGACAACCCTGGACACCCCTTCATCAAGACTGTTGGCCTGGTGGCAGGAGATGAGGAGTCTTATGAG GTATTTGCAGAACTGCTGGACCCTGTCATCAAAGAAAGGCACAACGGCTATGACCCCCGCAACATGAAGCACCCCACTGACCTGGATGCCAGCAAG ATCCAGTCGGGCCAATTTGATGAGCGTTATGTGCTGTCGTCCAGGGTGAGGACGGGCCGCAGTATCCGAGGACTGAGTCTGCCCCCGGCCTGCACTCGGGCAGAACGCAGGGAGGTGGAGAGGGTGGTGGTTGACGCCCTCGCTGGCCTGAAGGGTGACCTGACTGGGAAGTACTACAGTCTCACCCAGATGACAGAAAAGGAGCAGCAACAGCTCATTGAT gaccacttcctgtttgacaAGCCTGTGTCCCCGCTCCTGACGTGTGCAGGCATGGCTCGTGACTGGCCAGATGCCCGTGGTATTTG GCACAACAACGAGAAGACATTCCTTATTTGGGTCAATGAGGAGGATCACACCAGGGTCATCTCCATGGAGAAAGGAGGCAACATGAAGAGAGTTTTTGAGAGGTTTTGCAGAGGCCTCAAAGAG GTGGAGCATCTCATCCAGGAGAAAGGTTGGGAGTTCATGTGGAATGAGAGGCTTGGTTACATTCTCACTTGTCCCTCCAACCTGGGCACAGGACTCAGAGCCGGAGTCCACGTTAAACTACCCCTGCTGAGCAAG GACGCCCGCTTCAGTAAGATTCTGGACCACTTGCGTCTGCAGAAGCGAGGAACAGGTGGTGTGGACACCGCTGCTGTGGGCGGTGTGTTCGACATCTCCAACCTGGACCGCCTGGGACAGTCTGAG GTCCAGCTGGTGCAGACAGTGGTTGATGGCGTCAACTACCTAATCGAGTGTGAGAAGAGACTCGAGAGAGGCCAGGACATCAAGGTGCCCCCACCCCTCAAGCAGTTCAAGTAG